The Mugil cephalus isolate CIBA_MC_2020 chromosome 8, CIBA_Mcephalus_1.1, whole genome shotgun sequence genome segment AGCGGTCCAGGCTCCTTTCAGATAACGGACAAGCTTAATagaaaaatctgttaaattatCTTCAATGGGAAAAATGCagcttaattaaaaaacagagacacGCACTATATCTTTGGATACTCTTTGATGGTTTCTGATTTTGCTTCAGCAGTACTGAACGTGTGGCACAGCAGACAAAAAATGCAGTGGATAACAGAAGGGGGAGCCACACATCATCATTAAGAATACCACAACAGTTTCTAACATGAGCACAGTAAACACAGATGTCCTCGGTGGAATCAGCAAGTCAATTACAAGGataagacacacaaataaagacGTGACTGACAAGTGAAATTACActgagagcaggaggaggaggaggcacgtACGATTTTGATGCGGTGGCCCGGAGTGGTGGTGAGTGCCCAGGTGCAGGCCTTCTTGCTGGGGTATTTATCCGGCCAGTTGGGGCTGGTAATGGTGCCGCTTACACTATTCACAGTGTGATCACAACcagctgtaaacaaaaaaagacagaatcaaCACAGCGCTCCTTATAATACTAACCCACAATAGGATAGTATGCTCTAACTAACATGAATagctccaaaacaaaaaacaaaaaaaaaacaagtcaataaTGCGAATAAATGCAGAACCACATCTAAGACACGAGGGTTTGTGATGAAGTACCTTCTTTACAGTCGTGTTTGTTCTCGTGCAGCACAAAACCGCTCCTGCACTGACAGCTGTAGCTCCCGAAGGTGTTGACACACTCGTGTTGACAGCCACCGTTCTCCTTGGAGCACTCGTCTTTGTCTGAGGAAGGACGGAGGACAAAACAGTGATGAATGTTCACTTTGAAGATTGACTGCAGGAAGAGTGAAAAGACTTGGGTGGATGCGGTGTACGACGGGACTCACCAGAGAAGAACTGCGCTTTAAAGCCCTTTTTGGACACAGTGTTGTCTGATTTGAACTCAATGCGCATGTTGTTGTACTGAGAGGTGATAGCTTCTGGCTTCTCTGCCCCACAGAACTTCCCATGCAGCCTCGAGTCCGCCGAAAGCCCACTGCGCACCTCCACGTAGTCGTATTTACACACCTGAGCAAAGAAACGGAGTCAATGAAGAGGCTGtggcactttttcttttttcgttttaaTTTTGAAACACAAGAAAGGAGAACAAGGCTTGATGGTGCAGCGAGCGGGAAGAGAGCACAGAACAAACCCACCCCGCGTCGATTCATAAAAACCCCAGTGCTCACGTCATTGCCCTCAGTCTCGAAGACGTCAAAGAGCAGAGTGATGCGGTACTGTGTGGGGGCGACCAGCTGCCAGATGCAATTCTTGTTTGGAGGGTACTCTCTGGGCCAACCTGGACTGGTGATTGATCCATTCAGCTTGGTGATGAAGCCTCCACAGGCGGCTGGACAGAAATACACAACCCCAAGGACAAACGGTTAGCCTGATACAGACAGATAAATAACGATAGCGCCGCATGTTTCAACGGGTTCCAAATGTTATGCTGTCCTCTGAAATTCAGtatcctttcaaaaaaaaaaacaatgattacCGCCTGACCTTCCTGACAAGTACTTTGTAGCTTTGCATCAGTTATATAATACACAAACTGTTACAGCTACTGGCCTTACATGACCCCTCACCTGGCTATTCTCGGACAACATTAACGTGCAATGTTGATCCTTAGCAACTGGAACAAATGCTGTGTTGATACCTGGATTATAAAGACTTTAAATGTGAGATCATAAACAGTGTtctatgtatatatagatatgtattAATGTGCAGTACAGCTGCAATGCGCTGGTTTCTTAtccactttattttaaattgtaaaatgtaataatttaattaGCGACATAGTCCAGTATATTTTTGCACTGGTGTACAAATGCTTTGAAgatgcaaataaatgtgttgtatGTGTCTCTCTGCAATTGTTAATGTGCACAATTAATTCATGCACtgtatatttgttatattattattattatcatattattgTTGGAATACAGCACTTCACTGAACCTTACTCtacaaatattttctgtttttctgtataATAACCACTATTGTTACTGAAGATGGATTAATAGCGGGTTTCCTCTCCGGGTAGACAGGGTTTGATTAGTCACACTCTTGAGCTTGTATACTTGTTGTTAGGTCTTGAGCAACAACATATaatttgagagaaaaataaaaagcttgtaCTGTTGTGACTCAAATATCTGGTAGTGCTCAACTAGGACAAACATGACcgattttgtcttttctgtctcgTGGTAATGACTGTACTTATTGTGTTTGGGTGGTTAACTGTGCACAGCGCTTTAGCATGTAAATGACACAGCGAGCAGGGCATGGTGACTTTACTCCCTGTACTTACCCTCACAGCTGCGTTTGTCGGCAGCCAGCTCATAGCCTGGGTCGCAAGCACACTTGTAGCTGCCTAGTGTGTTGACACAGCGTTGCTCACAGCGACCGTTGTCCGGTTTGGAGcactcatccatctctgaaaacacaaagatatgTTAGGACCCTTTTAGCCGGCCCCCTGGCTCAATAGCTTACAAGAGAAACCCTCCAAAACAACAGCGGAGCCAGGCAAAGAAGGTTGCACAGAACCCAAAGGTTCAAGTAGAACAAATATATTTGGAACAAACTGACACTTCTTGAAAATCGAGACGATGACGGGCAGCAGACAGAGCGAGGGCTGCAAACGGCCAGAAATACAGATGTTGAAATCCTCTCTCCTCAAAGTTTTACAGCCTTTGACCTCTCACCTTTGAAGAAGTTGGCAGCGAAGCCGGCCTTGTTGACAGAGCCATCTGAAACGAATTTCATCCACAGATGGTTGGAGCTGGTTTTGATGTCATCTGGCTTGTCGTAGCCACAGAAGCGGCCCAGCAGAGGGCTGTTTTCGGAAATTCCATCACGCACCTCTAGGTAGTCATATGCACAGCTGTCATGTCTCTCAATCTGATGGTGGACAGAAGGTTTGGGGTTAACGTGGGACAAAACGGccataaaatatacataaaaaaaaaaaagaatacactATAATGTGATctagttaaaaagaaaaagaaaagaggagctgAGGTAACTTACCTCAAAAGACTGGAAGGTGAGGCCTACATGGTAGCCCTGAGCCACAGAAATCTTCCATATGCACACTTTGTTGGGCCGGTAATCATCGGGGTAGTTCGGGGACTGAATCTGGCCATTGTCCTTCTTCACTTCCCCACCACAGATGGCTGCACGTgacggtaaaaaaaaacaataaaaacaacacagagcttACTTGATAGCAATATTATAAGccgctgaaaaataaaataatttttgatCCACTGATTTAGGTAATATGGATTAGCTCAAATTCctccacacgcacacaaatacacgtCATTCCTTTGCATGGTCTGGAAACAATGGAGCTGAACGTGAAGGCCGGCCAAAATCTGATTAATGCAGCGTAAAGTGCCTGACACATCAGCAGCGGGAGAGCCAGAAACTGTGGATACTGCCGCAGCTTCTAGGCACATTGTTGGATGTGTGACTGGCCATGTGTTCAGTCAGCTGAGTGGCATGTTGGAATAAGGTGCTGGGAGGGCAGACACCGGGAGCTTACCCTCATAAACGGCGGAAAAGCCTTTTCCCAcccagttgctgctgctgcggaACTCAATCCACAGTCGGCTGTCAGTGGAGATGATTGGCTCAGGCAGCTTATCACCGCAGAAACGACCTGGATCACAGGTGAAGGcgcacaaacagaaacaaagatttAATCATCAATGCCTCCACACAGCTGTGTACTTCCCACATTAAATCCTCATCTTTCTTTGTAACATAATAATGTTGTATATCGGGGTGtagttaaaaatgtcttttacaCCGATGAAAACCTTGCCTTTATTTTACATATCTGAGCACGCATACAACGTGTGTTCTGCTGTTATTCGTGTCCAAGAAGGAAAATGAGAGTCATTTCCTGGTTTTCACTCATTCTTGCACTAAATATGAGCGATCATTTGGTCGTTAGTTGCACGTCTACATCGCTCTATAGTTAGAACAAACCTTTGAGCGGTGCCTTCCTCCAGTATCCGTCTCGGATCTCCACATGGTCATACCAGCACAAGTGACTCCTGTAAAGATCCATGGAGGTGAAGTTCAAGATGATCTGAAAAATCAAGAAAGCGCGATTACTGACGCAGCAGGGGTCAAAGGTTAAACACAGCACCACCACTTCAGTGTATTTAGTCGtggtggtcttttttttttttttttctaaggcaTCTTAAAGTTGTTCTGGCACTTTCCATATGCCCATACCTTTTCCCCTGGTGTGACTGATATTCTCCAGATGCAGTGCATGTAGGCCGAGTATCCATTGGGGAAGCCAGGGGAAGAGAAGTTCCCGCTGCTGTCTTGCAGACTGTCCCCGCATCCTGTgcgcaaaaacaaacacacagaaacctgCAGGTGAGCAATAAGCCATGAGCGTGACGTGCCGCCAATTAATCTCTCCCTGAAAAGCCCTAAACCACTGATTCAAGctgcacacgctcacacacacacaaagctctgAGGTAAATCTCCTGAAACCCTTGAGAAGACAGATGTGGGAAGGGTAACGCTGAATGTGAAGTAAAGGGCAGCTCTTTTATGTTCAAAGGCACATCTGCTGATAATATTCACCTATAACCCTGAATCTCACCCTTCCCCTCCCCCACAGATTCCAGATGATCACACAAAGGAATGGAGACACTTTCTCTGAGCATCCTCTGAAAATAAACCTGGCCCTCTATAAATAACCCAGCCCCCTGGAGGATGTGATGCATTATGTACGTGTTGCCAGTGAAACAACAACCCGTAGTCTGACTAGCAAAACTAAATGTGCAAGTGTGCGAGGACTGATTCCAAACAAAATACACGGCCTGATTGAATGACTGCAGGAGGCTCCTGCCAAATCGGGggaaaatatgtttatttgagagagagagagaaaaaatgacAGAATAGACTGGTATCTGCAGTTGTCCGTCCTGAGAATTGTTTACGCATTCACAATTAGCAACGCGTTATTTTTACCCTGGGCTGCATTTAGCAGGAGTTAAGAAAACATCTTCCTCGCCTGTTTGCGTTCGCTGCCTCCCTCGAGGATTGTGTGCAAGCAGCACAATGGTGAGCCCTGAGCTGCAAGAAGTGTGCAATAATGCCTGGCAAAGGTCTGCCAATCCTGCAACATTAACAAGCACTCAGGCGCACACGCATGCACCGGGGATGACAGACACACCCAGGAATGCTGCATGAATGGGAGATCTCTGGCTCTTTAAGGAATTATTTCCAAGAACACGGGGAGAAACTCACTACCTCATCCCACACAATGTGCGCCACATCATCCAGTCTTCCTCACGAGACAGGAGACGGTCGTGATGAAAGAGACGGCGCACTTGGactgacacacatacagatCCATTTACAGTCAAAACTTCCACTCTAAAACCACAGTGGCTGGTGACCCATCACTGTGTTTATTCGTTGAGCTATAACGTAGGACCGACAGCTCAGCTATCCCGGCTTGACCTACAATTAACTGTCCGACATCGAATGCGTTCAGCAGAAGGCTGTTCTTTAGTGTACATCTGTTAATGCCATAAATTCAGTTTACTTCCACAGATTAAATCCTCTCGCTGTCCTCTCTGGTGACATAAACAAAGTGAGTGGCTTGGAACAGTGCCAGGCGTGCATAACTCTCCATAGGGTAAAGCTGCACAGTTTACATTAAACTTGGCTGTGATGTGCAGACATTGATTCTCAAATCGCATTTTAGTCATTTCTTCACAAGGCCAGCTGTTATTTAGCATCTATCTGGGATAGGGTGATGACAAACTTCCTGTCCCTGGATAGTGTTTACACTCCTCCCATCTTGTAGCCAAGGAACCCTACCACATCaattgtatgtgcacacactgtGACCTGCATCTGGAGATGGCAGAAGGAGTTATAGAGCCCTCTCTCAGGGCTACGttatgcacacatgcaaaaatagATAGGAAAAACTCAAAGCAGACAGGATCTGTGACTGTGGTCTTACTGGAGCATTTGTAGAGTTTGCGTGCCTGTGTAATATCCCCTTTGCTGAGTCTGGTTCTCTGGCCAATGGGTGGTCGCACTCCATTCACATCATAGCGTGGCAGGATGGTGTCCAGGAAGATGCCTCTGTAATTCAGAAAGTCAGATTGATGATAAAAGTGCATGGAGCCCAGACGGCACGCACACAATCCTGCTAACTATTCCAACACACGCCACACAGAATGTTTGCTCTAGGATTAAGTGACTTACAATTAATGAGTGCAATACAATCACTgtcaaaattattattaaactgtttCTAAAGGACTGAGAGGATAAAAAATAATGCTGCCGGTGTTGACAAAGAAAGAATACAGCGCAGTAAATCCAAATACCAGACAGGATAGGAATGCTGAGCTCATTTTCAGTCTTCTCGGATTAGCGTTTAAACAcccatcagtcacaacattaaaaacaactgacaggagaagtaaataacattgaccatcttgtcacgATGCAaagctctgctgggaaacttttacttaccccacccacctaaaccagaccaggcacccccattcgctggatgcagcctgacacaggcgcacgcacacaaaaagcggtttaggaacaacacaaaaaacattaaaaaaaaatttaaaaaaacagcacaaggttttgacctggcctccaaattgactagatcccaaactgatcgagtatctgtgggatgatccacagagacccctcccctcaacctataggacccaaaggctcaTACTTAAAAGGCCCATgtgcattctctgatgagtcacaactgttacaCAATATTATAGGTAGCCAAAGGTAGTCAGTATTATAGATGTACATGAAgacttaaaatcttaaaatatcCATGGGATCTCTGACGTAAAAACCACATCTGGTGAAATCGCATAATTAGATGGCACCAGTTAAAATGCTATGTTACAGGCTTCTTCCCCATGTCGACTTCAAACCTTTAAGGTAATGTAACCAGCCACAAATACGCTTCACTCAGTTTTCTGCTCGATCCATTCATTAGAACCGCGATGCTGAAAATCTTCAGTGGGTCCTTTTAACTATAGATAACATATAATCAGCGTGTGAGTTTGTGCGCACAGGCCCGGAATCTCTCTGGATGTCACAGATTTTTCTTTGATGTCTCCTCTGACAGATCTATGCGTCTCCGGCTGAAATGCAACAGATGGACAGTTGCAGTCACTTATCACAGTCTTCCTTTGAGGTCGGGGTCACGCGGTTTGCTTGTAAGAGGTTAACACTGAGATCATTCTTCACACACGTCTGCCCTACAGATGGGCCAAAACTAAGAGCGTAAGCCCCTCGCTAGAGTTGCTGAACgtttaaaataaacttcatAAGCTGTGAAGGGAGTGACGTGAACATCAGCCACGTTGCTCACAGAAGAAAAATTCCGAATGAAAACTATAACATTTATCAGGTGAAGAATCTCCAGAGCTTTAAAAAATTGCAGAACAGAACAGTTAGTCCATAAAGATTCATTTTCACAATGCTGCCTCATTTGACACTTTGCTAGTTTAtcatcttcatttttcttttactggcGAGCAACGGCTAAGCTCCCTGGCTGTTCCCATGGTGACATGCCTATCAACACCAGGCATGTGCAAACAGAGCAGCCTGAGCTAACAGTTTAGACCCTGACTGCCTGTCTCTCTGCGAGCTACCAGCATCCCGTATGCTGgctgttggtaaaaaaaaatgccactcCAGTTGGTGTCCGAACAGACAAAGGGCACACTGGCAGGTCTCTATTTGAGTTGGCGCTGCTCCATGAACCAGTCCTGAAAAATATCTGTGGAGCAAAAGGAGGGGGCAAACAGAGCTGTGGGTCGGGTAACACACCCGAGACAAAAAAAGCATAGGCCCTTGTCCCCCAGAAACACCGCAAAACATCAAGAGAAGCCATGAAATCTTCTGAACAACTCCCGCGGCAAAGGCCCTGGCTTCCCACGGTGATTTACTGTATAACACAGCGCAAACACACTGCCTGACAAAGGGgcaacaaagaaagacactggTACAGGTAAATCAGCGCTAAACAGAAAGTGCTCGGAATGACTTGTGAAAAGCTAACAGGAGCCTCTCGCCTCCTTATACAGCACATTCCCCAGCAGTGACGGCCATTACTCTCTCATGTCTTATTGATCACCACAGTTCCACAAATTAGGATGGGAGCAGAGTCTGAATCAGACtagaaaaacagaacagtgtGGATTACACCACATACTTTGGGTCTGGAGAGCTCAGTTGCGCTGCAAGCTGGAAGGCATACTGCAAATTTACAGGATTAGGAGGTTAAGTCCAAATCTTGACCTGTGAGTGACAACAGCTACATGGGCATGTGCGGAATGGACTTAAATCCTATATGAGATAAAATTATCCCTTAAAAGACTTTTCAAaacgatgttttttttttttaccagttgcAGCAGACTTTGCTGTAAACCTTGCTATAGAGAAAGGTTTGTTGTTAAAGTAGTATAAAGTATTAAGTTTCATACCAGTCCTATGCCATACCAGATGTTACTCTGTGCCtcgctgtagttttttttctctctttttcatgTGCAGTAAACGGCAATAAAACCAGAATCAAACTCTCCATTCTGGCTGAATGCATTTTCGACCTGCAGTCTGGATGCATGGGTCCAGACAGGAATTCCTGTACATTGGCAAACATCCAGCCTGAGCGTCAGTTTAGACAAAGattccctctctgcctcccagAATATGTTTGCCGCAAGATCATGGCAGTTGATCTGGAAAGAGGCCACTACTCTGAGAGAGTAACCAGGGCATGGGAGAGTCAGTGGTTGTGGAATAAATAGATATATGTGGATAGACATGCGTGCAGCTGGTACAGAGGGCCAAGTGAGAACAGTCGACAGCTGTTTTTTATATCAGACTGAGGTAGTAATGACCATagtctgttctttttttgtttttgctttgcatTTCATGCCCCCAGTGATCACATTACATCCACTAAGGCCCTGCGCATTAAACACAAGCATATAAATTATATAAGTTAAGTTCCCATGTACAGAACCAAACTCATTTCCTGCACAGGAGGCGACCTTTAAATTCGCGCAACTGTAAAGTTGTCAAGTGGTCAGGTAGTTGATGGGCCACTTTACAGTGTAAGTagtaatatttctgaaattacAATTATGAATCAGAAGCTGAATCATAGTCAGCCTATCCCAGGAGGTCCATTTTGGCTTTTCAGTCAcccaaataacatttaaaatcatctgCAGCCTACATGTAAATGACTAATGCAGAAGGCCGCACGGCCAGTGTTTGTCATATGGGTTAAACACTGCAACTTCTGTGTACTGACGACAGTCTAACATCTGGCAGGATGTCTTGGGAGTCATCTGGTGACAAATCTGAGCACATTCAAAGTATGACACAAGTCCTTCTGCTTTTGcaaacagatgtttttcttctaaGCAACATGTTTCCGGTGTCCAGGAAATTCAGTATTACATTTGATTGCACCGTTTGGCACAGTTTCTGCTTCTTTGTCAGTTGTTTACCTGCTGTCCAAAGCCAAagtgcacatgtttgaaaatgtgtcAATGTCTGTCAAGAATCTGAGGAGCTAAGTTAAAATCTGGGCACAAACTTTTCCTATGTTTGCAAGGGAAACATTAATTAAGACCTGAAACTTTCCACTACCTTGTTCTTTACCACATGGAAGTGATTTGGAGGGTGAATAAATTGTGCTAGGTGTGCAGAAGACATTGAGCAAGGCATTCATTATAACACCTGAGTGCTGTGAAGGTGCTAAAATGTTGTGCAGTGGACAGGAGTCCGTGGAGTACGCTACAATAACATCATGTTTCTCATCATGAAAGCACTTTCAAAGGACTTTTGAGACCATAATGAGATGGTTTATGGTatgaaaacacttttacaagAAGCTTCTCATAACCTTGGAGGAGGCATGCAGCACTTTTGTTGTGATGAAACAGGGCCACTACTGCTGGGTTAGCTCAGCCACCAGGAAGGACTGCTTTACtggggctgctgctgcaaaGCAGCGGGAACCGAGTAGAGCGGCCCTAATTTAAACAAGCTGTGGAAATGAACTGGTTCATCCCAGACAAACACTCTGGCACTATGGCTACAAAGCTTTGGCTTTTACTTGAGAGAAGAGAATACgaaacacaaaagaagagaTATTTTAATCGTTTTGACACACAAAGACTATTGTCACACTGGTAGTCCTGCAGAAGGCCATAGAGTGGCAGGAAATGTTAAGACTATGTATGGACCATAAATTAATTTAGAGAGGTCCACTCAggtctgaaataaagaaaacatggaacaaaAAAGGCCAAATGGAACAGACACATCCAATTTCCTGTTAGAACTTACTTCATGAACCATGTTAATTATTATCCGACTGTCAGTTATCCCTGTGTGGCAATAGGCAATATTGTCGTTAATCCTGTTcaaatacaacataaattagaatAGTGCCTCTCCAGGTCCCTTAAATCCCACTACCATGTGAGGAATGAtgatagaaattaaaaaagccTAGCCAAAATGAACTTAAAAGAGTGACTGAGGAACATCAAGTCAAAAACAGAAGCTTATGTAGTTATGATTTTTGAAAGATCCACCCAAGACCGACCTGCTCCCGAGACACCAGGTCCTGTCTCTTTGCACCAAAACTCAAATATTTAGGAAACGACTCAGATCCAAAGCAGACATTCAAATAACAGCTGTCTTTTTCTAAGCTTCATGGCCTCAAGCAACTTGTTAGTTTTCTTGTATTTATCAGTAGGGAAGAATTGTaaaattcattgttttttcctcctAGGATTTGGGAACCAAGTCACATTAATCACCAGACACAGATCTGAATATTTACAGATCATTAAACATCATGAGGAGAAATTGAACACAAGAAAATGT includes the following:
- the bmp1a gene encoding bone morphogenetic protein 1a, whose protein sequence is MDLSAKCLFLLSCLGVILAIDLEAIDPGYYVEPSATSEAIDYKDPCKAAAFLGDIALDEEDLRMFKVDRIIDLAQRTVQTVNRTDAGSTNQNNQNRQGSHRRKRAATSRPERVWPEGVIPYVISGNFSGSQRAIFRQAMRHWEKHTCVTFIERTQEESYIVFTYRPCGCCSYVGRRGGGPQAISIGKNCDKFGIVVHELGHVIGFWHEHTRPDRDEHVSIIRDNIQPGQEYNFLKMEPGEVDSLGEVYDFDSIMHYARNTFSRGIFLDTILPRYDVNGVRPPIGQRTRLSKGDITQARKLYKCSRCGDSLQDSSGNFSSPGFPNGYSAYMHCIWRISVTPGEKIILNFTSMDLYRSHLCWYDHVEIRDGYWRKAPLKGRFCGDKLPEPIISTDSRLWIEFRSSSNWVGKGFSAVYEAICGGEVKKDNGQIQSPNYPDDYRPNKVCIWKISVAQGYHVGLTFQSFEIERHDSCAYDYLEVRDGISENSPLLGRFCGYDKPDDIKTSSNHLWMKFVSDGSVNKAGFAANFFKEMDECSKPDNGRCEQRCVNTLGSYKCACDPGYELAADKRSCEAACGGFITKLNGSITSPGWPREYPPNKNCIWQLVAPTQYRITLLFDVFETEGNDVCKYDYVEVRSGLSADSRLHGKFCGAEKPEAITSQYNNMRIEFKSDNTVSKKGFKAQFFSDKDECSKENGGCQHECVNTFGSYSCQCRSGFVLHENKHDCKEAGCDHTVNSVSGTITSPNWPDKYPSKKACTWALTTTPGHRIKISFNEIDMEAHLECAYDHLEIYDGRDGKAPTLGRFCGTKKPPPITSSGNKLFIRFFSDNSVQKKGFEASHTAECGGRLKAEVKTKDLFSHAQFGDNNYPGASDCQWVISAEKGYGVELIFQTFEIEEEADCGYDYMELFDGADTKSPRLGRYCGSGPPEEIYSAGDSIVIKFRSDDTINKKGFHVRYTSTKFQDTLHSRK